The following are encoded together in the Candidatus Methylomirabilis oxygeniifera genome:
- a CDS encoding conserved protein of unknown function (Evidence 4 : Homologs of previously reported genes of unknown function): MSVKVRIPTPLRGLTSGQGEVEGQGNSINELIENLEQSYAGLRERIYDEAGSVRRFINIYVNEEDIRFLQGISTPLKPGDLVSIVPAIAGGC; encoded by the coding sequence ATGAGTGTGAAAGTGCGCATCCCAACCCCTTTACGTGGTCTGACCAGCGGGCAGGGAGAGGTGGAGGGGCAGGGCAACTCTATTAATGAGCTGATCGAGAATCTGGAACAGTCGTATGCCGGCTTGCGGGAACGAATCTATGATGAGGCTGGTAGCGTCCGCCGTTTCATCAATATCTATGTGAATGAGGAGGATATCCGATTTCTGCAGGGCATCTCAACGCCGCTCAAGCCCGGCGATCTCGTCTCCATCGTCCCGGCCATCGCCGGCGGTTGCTGA
- a CDS encoding exported protein of unknown function (Evidence 5 : No homology to any previously reported sequences) yields the protein MRQIMIIALAYGITPLLMALTVLLVWWLAKRDDAYGEGGG from the coding sequence ATGCGACAGATCATGATTATCGCCCTCGCCTACGGCATTACGCCGCTCTTGATGGCGTTGACGGTCCTGCTGGTCTGGTGGTTGGCCAAACGCGACGACGCCTATGGGGAAGGGGGAGGATAA
- a CDS encoding exported protein of unknown function (Evidence 5 : No homology to any previously reported sequences), with protein MLLFLAIAGCATFPGGSRAVKSYPHPAKETVIAVNQALRDLNFFPTDLVPSHSNPRLAYFSTAYREQSLGEIVYIAVLDIGGEQSQVEVLTRSDLSGVWTWSTWWPPIIFEQTDRRLPDTPRPQSAPVPPPLPDRLAL; from the coding sequence GTGTTGCTCTTCCTGGCGATAGCAGGCTGCGCAACCTTTCCCGGCGGAAGCCGCGCAGTCAAATCCTACCCGCATCCTGCCAAGGAAACCGTCATCGCCGTAAACCAGGCGCTTCGAGACCTCAACTTTTTTCCGACCGATCTGGTTCCGAGCCATTCAAATCCGCGCCTCGCGTACTTCTCCACCGCATATCGCGAACAGAGCCTTGGGGAAATCGTCTATATCGCCGTTCTGGACATCGGAGGCGAACAATCGCAGGTAGAAGTCCTGACGAGAAGTGATTTATCGGGTGTCTGGACTTGGTCAACCTGGTGGCCGCCTATTATCTTCGAGCAAACCGACCGTCGGCTTCCGGATACTCCCAGGCCGCAGTCGGCTCCGGTGCCGCCGCCTCTACCTGATCGTTTAGCCCTCTAA
- a CDS encoding protein of unknown function (Evidence 5 : No homology to any previously reported sequences) produces the protein MPKEDSRRLNGETIAILMESMYQEIDLWRFLTVPCSLAMIFNVSVLYANWV, from the coding sequence TTGCCTAAGGAGGATTCAAGGAGGCTCAACGGCGAGACGATCGCAATTCTGATGGAGAGCATGTATCAGGAGATCGATCTCTGGAGGTTTTTGACAGTACCATGCTCTCTTGCTATGATATTTAATGTGTCCGTGCTCTACGCCAACTGGGTCTGA
- a CDS encoding putative galactose-1-phosphate uridyl transferase (Gal-1-P uridylyltransferase) (UDP-glucose--hexose-1-phosphate uridylyltransferase) (Evidence 3 : Function proposed based on presence of conserved amino acid motif, structural feature or limited homology), producing the protein MPQLRKDPITSRWVIISTERGKRPLDFPAAPPPRQVGFCPFCPGNEDKTPPEIMAYRNNGNVSDRKGWSLRVVPNKFPALQIEGELDRAGEGIYDKMHGLGAHEVIIESPNHNDILSAMPEERVEAVLWAYRDRILDLKKDDRFQYILIFKNHGEQAGASLEHPHSQLIATPIVPKRAREEVDGAKAYFDYKDRCIFCDMVRQELQQELRVITQNDEFVAIAPFASRFPFETWILPRSHEPFFEDAQKHDMVSCARILKEVLGRMNQVLINPAYNYLIHSLPLQDTEVGHYHWHIEIMPTLVRVAGFEWGTGFYINPVLPEDAAKYLREARL; encoded by the coding sequence ATGCCGCAGCTCCGTAAGGATCCGATCACTTCGCGATGGGTGATTATTTCGACAGAGCGAGGGAAGCGCCCCCTGGACTTTCCCGCTGCGCCGCCGCCGAGGCAAGTAGGATTTTGCCCGTTCTGCCCGGGCAATGAGGACAAAACGCCTCCTGAGATCATGGCCTATCGGAACAACGGGAACGTGTCGGATCGCAAGGGATGGAGCCTTCGTGTTGTACCGAACAAGTTTCCCGCGCTCCAGATCGAGGGAGAACTGGATCGGGCGGGCGAAGGAATCTACGACAAGATGCACGGATTAGGGGCTCACGAGGTCATCATCGAGTCTCCTAACCACAATGACATCCTCTCCGCTATGCCGGAGGAACGGGTAGAGGCTGTGTTGTGGGCCTACCGGGATCGGATACTCGATCTGAAAAAAGACGACCGGTTCCAGTATATTTTGATCTTCAAGAACCACGGTGAGCAAGCGGGCGCCTCCTTGGAACACCCTCATTCTCAGCTCATTGCGACCCCTATCGTTCCGAAGCGGGCGAGAGAAGAGGTGGATGGCGCCAAGGCCTACTTTGATTACAAGGATCGGTGCATCTTCTGCGATATGGTCCGCCAGGAACTGCAGCAAGAGTTGAGGGTTATCACGCAGAATGATGAGTTTGTCGCGATCGCGCCCTTTGCGTCGCGCTTTCCGTTCGAAACCTGGATCCTTCCCAGGAGTCATGAACCGTTCTTCGAGGATGCGCAGAAGCACGACATGGTAAGCTGCGCCAGGATCTTGAAGGAGGTTCTTGGTAGAATGAATCAGGTTCTCATCAACCCGGCCTACAATTACCTGATTCACAGTCTGCCGCTCCAGGATACTGAGGTCGGTCATTACCACTGGCATATTGAGATTATGCCGACCCTCGTTAGAGTGGCTGGCTTCGAGTGGGGGACCGGTTTTTACATTAATCCTGTCCTGCCGGAGGATGCAGCAAAATATCTTCGGGAGGCACGGCTATAG
- the ispH gene encoding 4-hydroxy-3-methylbut-2-enyl diphosphate reductase 2 (Evidence 2a : Function of homologous gene experimentally demonstrated in an other organism; PubMedId : 15469281; Product type e : enzyme), whose amino-acid sequence MTVEKLILATPRGFCAGVDRAIDVVKIALDLYDEPVYVRKEIVHNRHVVDELRKKGAIFVDDLDEVPDGALVIYSAHGVSPEVRAQAASKRLKVIDATCPLVTKVHNEAIKFAREGHSIILVGHKGHDEVIGTTGEAPDAITVIGSAEQLEELNVPDPTKVAVITQTTLSLDDTTGIIDALRRKFPALAFPSKEDICYATQNRQTALKELASRVDLILALGSQNSSNSKRLIEVAKGVGVRAYLIDDVSEINPAWLEGTRVIGVTAGASAPEHLVQGVVGYFKALGVIDIEEIESIKEEVNFGLPLELIRERPSLGTESASHANQLAGAV is encoded by the coding sequence GTGACCGTCGAAAAACTGATTCTAGCGACGCCGAGAGGATTCTGTGCCGGAGTGGACCGCGCCATCGATGTGGTCAAGATCGCTCTGGATCTGTACGACGAGCCGGTGTATGTTCGGAAGGAGATCGTGCATAACCGCCACGTGGTGGATGAGCTCCGGAAGAAGGGCGCAATTTTCGTCGATGACCTGGACGAGGTGCCCGATGGCGCACTCGTTATTTACAGCGCTCACGGAGTCTCTCCGGAGGTACGAGCACAGGCCGCCTCCAAACGGCTCAAGGTCATCGATGCCACCTGCCCCCTGGTGACGAAAGTCCATAACGAGGCGATCAAGTTTGCCCGGGAAGGCCACTCGATCATCCTGGTCGGCCACAAAGGACACGATGAGGTGATCGGAACAACGGGAGAAGCGCCTGACGCCATTACTGTCATCGGATCAGCGGAACAGTTGGAGGAGTTGAACGTCCCTGATCCCACCAAGGTGGCGGTCATCACGCAAACCACGCTCAGTCTGGATGATACGACGGGGATCATCGACGCTCTCAGGCGGAAGTTTCCGGCGCTCGCTTTTCCATCCAAGGAAGACATCTGTTACGCCACTCAGAACCGTCAGACCGCGCTGAAGGAGCTGGCCTCGCGTGTTGATCTGATCCTGGCTCTCGGCTCACAGAACAGCTCAAATTCCAAACGGTTGATCGAGGTCGCCAAAGGGGTAGGGGTTCGGGCCTATCTCATTGACGATGTCAGCGAGATTAACCCGGCATGGCTTGAGGGCACACGGGTCATTGGGGTCACAGCGGGTGCCTCAGCCCCCGAGCACCTGGTCCAGGGAGTCGTCGGCTATTTCAAGGCGTTGGGCGTCATCGACATCGAGGAGATCGAATCGATCAAGGAGGAGGTGAATTTCGGCCTGCCTCTGGAACTCATTCGAGAGCGACCGAGCTTGGGGACCGAATCGGCGTCACATGCGAACCAGTTAGCGGGCGCCGTGTAG
- a CDS encoding putative lactam utilization protein (Evidence 3 : Function proposed based on presence of conserved amino acid motif, structural feature or limited homology; Product type pe : putative enzyme) yields the protein MISKRVDLNSDVGESFGVWTRGNDEALMPSLTSASIACGWHGGDPQVMRRTVRLAKAHGVKVGAHPGFPDLLGFGRRPMQLSPGEAKDYLLYQIGALWAFIQAEGMRLQHVKPHGALYHMAAGDRLLSEAIAEAIAEVDRTLILVGPPGSALLSAGQGAGLRTAQEGFGDRAYNEDGSLVPRSVRGALLTDPDTVADRVLLMLEGKVRAITGRMIPITVDTVCLHGDTPGMPAIATRLRERLALAGVEVVPLEELLVGQVS from the coding sequence ATGATCTCGAAGCGGGTCGATCTGAATAGCGATGTTGGAGAGAGCTTTGGCGTCTGGACGAGAGGGAACGATGAGGCGCTGATGCCCTCTCTTACCTCGGCGAGTATTGCCTGCGGATGGCACGGCGGGGATCCACAGGTGATGCGACGGACCGTCAGGCTTGCGAAGGCGCACGGCGTCAAGGTTGGAGCGCATCCGGGCTTCCCTGATCTGTTGGGCTTCGGTCGGCGACCGATGCAGCTCTCACCCGGGGAGGCGAAAGACTATCTTCTATACCAGATCGGGGCGCTCTGGGCCTTTATACAGGCTGAGGGGATGCGACTTCAACATGTCAAGCCTCATGGGGCGCTCTATCATATGGCTGCCGGCGATCGGTTGCTATCCGAAGCCATTGCGGAAGCGATCGCCGAAGTCGACCGCACCCTAATCTTAGTTGGGCCGCCAGGATCTGCGCTTCTGTCGGCCGGGCAGGGGGCGGGACTGCGAACGGCGCAGGAAGGATTCGGCGATCGCGCCTACAATGAAGACGGAAGCCTGGTGCCCCGATCGGTGCGTGGCGCACTCCTGACCGATCCTGATACAGTGGCTGATCGGGTCCTGTTGATGCTTGAAGGGAAGGTACGGGCTATCACGGGTCGGATGATTCCCATTACAGTAGATACTGTCTGCCTGCATGGCGATACCCCTGGCATGCCGGCTATTGCAACGCGGCTTCGCGAGCGACTGGCGCTGGCGGGCGTCGAGGTCGTACCATTGGAGGAACTCCTTGTCGGTCAGGTTTCGTGA
- a CDS encoding conserved protein of unknown function (Evidence 4 : Homologs of previously reported genes of unknown function), giving the protein MPKRMITLIYPQALIKEPVIYRLSREFKLIPNVRRARVTEQTGEVLLELDGEEGALNKGIAYLVGLGIRVEPTPEKGC; this is encoded by the coding sequence CATCTATCCGCAGGCGCTCATCAAAGAGCCGGTTATCTATCGTCTTTCGCGGGAATTCAAGCTTATTCCCAATGTCCGTCGGGCGCGGGTGACGGAGCAGACGGGCGAAGTACTGCTGGAGCTGGACGGCGAGGAGGGCGCGTTGAACAAGGGGATTGCCTACCTGGTCGGTCTGGGAATCAGGGTCGAGCCGACTCCAGAGAAGGGATGCTAA
- a CDS encoding protein of unknown function (Evidence 5 : No homology to any previously reported sequences), with protein sequence MLVGIAAIALSACAVWRIESTPAGPGVPIISNLRVEPAKARVGESVQVTFDFEDTDADLIEARIFPSEFREWVYRPAFAPKVLNLRAEKHGLAIGQVETRLKWESEGIRIVEVFVVDEKNHTSNGLRARVAIIRR encoded by the coding sequence GTGCTGGTGGGTATTGCGGCCATCGCGCTTTCGGCCTGCGCCGTATGGCGGATTGAATCCACTCCGGCCGGACCCGGTGTGCCGATCATCTCGAATCTCCGGGTGGAACCGGCCAAGGCGAGAGTTGGGGAATCGGTACAAGTGACTTTTGACTTTGAGGACACCGATGCCGACCTTATCGAGGCCCGCATCTTTCCCTCGGAGTTTCGGGAATGGGTGTACAGGCCGGCTTTCGCGCCGAAGGTCCTGAACCTGAGAGCTGAGAAACATGGTCTAGCCATCGGACAGGTCGAAACACGTCTCAAGTGGGAGAGCGAGGGGATCAGAATCGTCGAGGTGTTCGTGGTGGATGAAAAGAACCATACGAGCAACGGATTGCGAGCGCGCGTCGCGATCATCCGCCGGTGA
- the thrC gene encoding putative threonine synthase (TS) (Evidence 3 : Function proposed based on presence of conserved amino acid motif, structural feature or limited homology) — protein sequence MVLVKGLKCRECGRPYPADPLHVCEYCFGPLEVDYDYDAIRGRLTRKAIEAGPPSIWRYKALLPIEGEPVVGKHCGMTPLVRANNLARALGMREVYVKNDTVSHPTFSFKDRVVAVAVTKAVEFDFKVVACASTGNLANSVAAHAAEGGLPSFVFVPADLEQGKVLGTLIYNPKLVAVDGNYDEVNRLCSEIADKYGWAFVNINIRPYYAEGSKTFGYEIAEQLGWRVPHHIVVPAAGGSLVTKILKGLKEFDRLGLLDGGCHTRMHVAQAEGCGPIVTAIKENSEIIRPVKPKTIAKSLAIGNPADGYYAYKAVKGSGGHGEHATDEEIVDAMKLLARTEGIFAETAGGVTVAAAKRLIEQGRIPRDESLVLCITGNGLKTQEAVAASLKVRFHIKPTLRSFDEAMASHDIDVTSR from the coding sequence ATGGTGCTGGTGAAGGGACTCAAGTGCAGAGAGTGCGGTAGACCATATCCGGCTGATCCCCTGCATGTCTGTGAATATTGTTTCGGGCCTCTTGAGGTCGATTATGATTACGACGCGATTCGAGGCAGATTGACGAGAAAGGCGATCGAGGCCGGACCGCCCAGCATCTGGCGATACAAGGCGCTGCTGCCGATCGAAGGGGAGCCCGTAGTCGGGAAACACTGCGGGATGACGCCCCTCGTGCGGGCCAATAACCTGGCGCGTGCGTTAGGTATGCGGGAGGTCTATGTCAAGAACGATACCGTCAGCCATCCTACGTTTTCATTTAAGGATCGGGTCGTGGCGGTGGCGGTGACGAAGGCCGTCGAGTTTGACTTTAAGGTGGTGGCCTGCGCGTCCACCGGCAATCTGGCAAATTCGGTGGCGGCCCATGCCGCCGAGGGAGGGCTTCCCAGCTTCGTATTTGTGCCGGCCGACCTGGAACAGGGCAAGGTGTTGGGCACCTTGATCTATAACCCGAAGCTGGTGGCTGTAGACGGTAACTACGATGAGGTGAATCGCCTGTGCAGCGAGATCGCCGATAAATATGGGTGGGCATTTGTGAATATCAACATCCGACCCTACTACGCTGAGGGTTCGAAGACCTTCGGGTACGAGATTGCAGAGCAACTTGGCTGGCGCGTACCCCACCATATCGTTGTGCCGGCCGCGGGGGGTTCGCTGGTCACGAAGATCTTGAAGGGGCTGAAGGAGTTCGATCGGCTCGGTCTCCTGGATGGAGGCTGCCACACGCGGATGCATGTGGCTCAAGCCGAAGGATGCGGTCCGATTGTCACCGCTATCAAGGAGAACAGCGAGATCATCAGACCGGTGAAGCCGAAGACCATCGCCAAGTCGCTTGCCATCGGGAACCCGGCGGACGGCTACTACGCCTACAAGGCGGTCAAAGGGAGCGGTGGTCATGGGGAGCACGCGACGGATGAGGAGATTGTAGACGCGATGAAGCTGTTGGCGCGCACCGAAGGGATCTTCGCGGAGACGGCAGGCGGGGTGACGGTAGCGGCGGCCAAGCGACTGATCGAGCAGGGCCGCATCCCTCGAGATGAAAGTCTGGTGCTCTGCATTACCGGGAACGGGTTGAAGACTCAGGAGGCGGTCGCCGCATCATTGAAGGTTCGGTTCCACATCAAGCCGACCCTTCGATCGTTCGACGAGGCGATGGCGTCTCACGACATTGACGTGACGTCAAGGTGA
- a CDS encoding protein of unknown function (Evidence 5 : No homology to any previously reported sequences): MIATRARNPLLVWFFSSTTNTSTILIPSLSHLRRVSTCPMARPCFSALRFRTFGAKAGLYTHSRNSEGKMRASIRSASVSSKSKVTCTDSPTLALAGSTRRFEMIGTPGPAGVDSIRHTAQAESAMAAIPTSTLSILAPHPIGLLWFFSIIQFSLYTFKTHPIGPARLFHTDSIRSAPKA, from the coding sequence ATGATCGCGACGCGCGCTCGCAATCCGTTGCTCGTATGGTTCTTTTCATCCACCACGAACACCTCGACGATTCTGATCCCCTCGCTCTCCCACTTGAGACGTGTTTCGACCTGTCCGATGGCTAGACCATGTTTCTCAGCTCTCAGGTTCAGGACCTTCGGCGCGAAAGCCGGCCTGTACACCCATTCCCGAAACTCCGAGGGAAAGATGCGGGCCTCGATAAGGTCGGCATCGGTGTCCTCAAAGTCAAAAGTCACTTGTACCGATTCCCCAACTCTCGCCTTGGCCGGTTCCACCCGGAGATTCGAGATGATCGGCACACCGGGTCCGGCCGGAGTGGATTCAATCCGCCATACGGCGCAGGCCGAAAGCGCGATGGCCGCAATACCCACCAGCACCCTCAGTATCCTCGCGCCCCACCCTATCGGTCTGTTATGGTTCTTCAGTATCATCCAATTCTCGCTCTATACCTTCAAGACTCACCCGATAGGACCCGCGCGCCTCTTCCACACCGACTCGATACGATCCGCCCCCAAGGCGTAG
- a CDS encoding putative urea amidolyase-related protein (Evidence 3 : Function proposed based on presence of conserved amino acid motif, structural feature or limited homology; Product type pe : putative enzyme), whose protein sequence is MDAFEVVKPGFLTTVQDLGRIGYQKFGVPTSGAMDRTALRAANLLLDNKEGFAGLEATAEGPTLRALIDLVVAIVGADMQPLVDGRSVDSETAVEIRSGQTLELQRARRGIRAYLAVAGGIDVPVLLGSRSTCLPAAFGGVCGRALCENDRLPIGPVDRQPTALIGRRLPSGWLKPIGEVLTVRVVLGLQEDQFTPEGIRTFLSESYRVTPQMDRVGVRLYGPSIAHRSGADIISDSTPLGAVQVAADGQPMILLADRQATGGYTKIAVVIQEDIWRLGQARPEQVVRFRPISVSEACAALRTYEERFDVLRRTWQSPPNERGSYRLRLGGGSYRVGVEEARGSYRVSLEGIERELDDTEEP, encoded by the coding sequence GTGGACGCCTTTGAGGTCGTCAAGCCCGGGTTCCTGACTACTGTCCAGGACCTTGGGCGGATCGGATATCAGAAATTCGGCGTGCCGACTTCCGGCGCGATGGATCGGACCGCATTGCGGGCCGCCAACCTTCTGCTTGATAATAAGGAAGGATTTGCCGGCTTAGAGGCGACGGCGGAGGGGCCGACGCTCCGCGCGCTCATTGACCTGGTTGTGGCGATCGTTGGCGCGGACATGCAGCCGCTGGTAGACGGAAGGTCGGTTGACAGTGAGACGGCCGTTGAGATCCGGAGCGGTCAGACTCTTGAGCTCCAGCGTGCCAGGCGAGGGATTCGCGCCTACCTGGCGGTTGCCGGCGGGATTGATGTGCCTGTTCTGCTCGGGAGCCGTTCTACGTGCCTCCCAGCCGCTTTCGGTGGTGTTTGCGGGCGGGCCCTGTGTGAGAACGATCGTCTACCGATCGGCCCGGTCGATCGACAGCCTACGGCACTTATCGGGCGTCGACTGCCATCGGGGTGGTTGAAGCCGATAGGTGAGGTACTGACGGTTCGCGTGGTCCTTGGGTTGCAGGAAGATCAGTTTACCCCTGAAGGGATTCGTACATTCTTGAGTGAGTCGTACCGTGTCACTCCACAGATGGATCGGGTGGGTGTCAGACTTTATGGACCGTCGATCGCGCATCGATCAGGCGCGGATATCATCTCTGATTCGACCCCGCTGGGGGCGGTACAAGTGGCGGCTGACGGTCAACCAATGATCTTATTGGCCGACCGTCAGGCGACCGGCGGCTACACAAAGATCGCGGTTGTCATACAAGAAGACATCTGGCGATTGGGACAGGCTAGGCCCGAGCAGGTTGTCCGGTTTCGCCCGATCTCCGTATCCGAGGCCTGCGCCGCCCTGCGGACCTACGAGGAAAGATTTGACGTATTACGGCGAACATGGCAAAGTCCACCAAATGAGCGTGGTAGCTACAGGCTACGCCTTGGGGGCGGATCGTATCGAGTCGGTGTGGAAGAGGCGCGCGGGTCCTATCGGGTGAGTCTTGAAGGTATAGAGCGAGAATTGGATGATACTGAAGAACCATAA
- a CDS encoding ACT domain-containing protein: protein MAETITRVDYFYIETPNKPGEAARALNAIKESGLKLLAFSGFPKGRRAQLDFIPADSAAFVKCAKKAGCTLSKKKSGFLIQGEDRIGAVADLLTKLADAKINVTSVTAVCAGGNRYGAVLWVKAPDLRRATKVLGAV from the coding sequence ATGGCTGAGACGATCACTCGCGTGGATTACTTTTACATTGAGACACCCAACAAGCCGGGAGAGGCGGCGCGCGCCCTCAACGCGATCAAGGAATCCGGACTCAAGCTGCTGGCCTTCTCAGGGTTTCCCAAGGGTCGACGAGCCCAATTGGATTTCATTCCGGCCGATTCCGCGGCCTTTGTAAAATGCGCCAAGAAAGCCGGATGTACGCTCAGCAAGAAGAAGAGCGGCTTTCTGATCCAGGGCGAGGACCGTATCGGCGCCGTCGCCGACCTGCTGACGAAGCTGGCAGATGCAAAGATCAACGTGACCTCCGTGACGGCCGTCTGTGCCGGCGGGAATCGATACGGCGCCGTCCTCTGGGTTAAAGCACCGGACCTCAGACGCGCGACAAAGGTTCTCGGCGCCGTCTAA
- a CDS encoding exported protein of unknown function (Evidence 5 : No homology to any previously reported sequences) — MRSGVASFFAGCTIACLSAGLTIAAPPVAFATESLKIGVVDFRQVVLASKAGKAAKARLEKLAEKLKKEMKTQEDKLLTRQKELDAAMSRLSVAEREDRTATLERDATTFQGLLNDKTEELKNAETESIQKLAGRFEGILKAYAVEKGYFIVLEAQRPGLLYFDKTLDLSTEIIKRFDRTSK; from the coding sequence ATGAGGTCAGGTGTTGCGAGTTTCTTCGCCGGGTGTACCATCGCCTGCTTGAGCGCAGGCCTTACCATCGCCGCGCCGCCGGTGGCATTCGCCACGGAATCGTTAAAGATTGGCGTCGTAGACTTTCGACAGGTCGTCCTTGCCTCTAAGGCCGGCAAAGCCGCCAAGGCGCGGTTGGAAAAACTGGCCGAGAAGCTGAAAAAGGAGATGAAGACCCAGGAGGACAAGCTGCTCACACGCCAGAAGGAACTTGACGCGGCAATGTCTCGGCTTTCTGTTGCAGAACGGGAGGACCGTACCGCCACACTGGAACGCGATGCAACAACCTTTCAAGGCCTCCTCAACGATAAAACAGAGGAGCTGAAAAATGCTGAGACAGAGAGCATCCAGAAGCTTGCCGGCCGGTTCGAAGGCATTCTGAAAGCCTACGCCGTCGAAAAAGGTTATTTTATCGTCCTGGAGGCGCAGCGTCCTGGCCTCTTATACTTTGACAAAACCCTCGACCTCAGTACCGAGATTATCAAGCGATTCGATCGGACCTCGAAGTAA
- a CDS encoding putative carboxylase (Evidence 3 : Function proposed based on presence of conserved amino acid motif, structural feature or limited homology; Product type pe : putative enzyme), with translation MSVRFRDGGESCLVAELGDAIDIALNRQVRALDQALEQARVEGVLEAVPTYRSLAIYYDPLVVGRDILRQQVSALYDSLGGQGDRTVKEVEVPTVYGGEYGPDLEFVARHSGLSPNEVIRLHSEPVYHVYMVGFMVGFPYLGDLVERLAVPRLSTPRLKVPAGSVGIGGRQTGIYPVESPGGWRIIGRTSLRLFDPSSETPTAILPGDTVRFVPIAPRDQTGAQCGRL, from the coding sequence TTGTCGGTCAGGTTTCGTGACGGCGGAGAGAGCTGCCTGGTGGCGGAGCTGGGCGACGCCATTGATATTGCGTTGAACCGTCAAGTCCGGGCGCTGGACCAGGCGTTAGAGCAGGCACGGGTGGAAGGGGTGCTGGAAGCTGTACCCACCTATCGATCGCTCGCCATCTACTACGATCCGCTCGTTGTCGGCCGTGATATCTTACGGCAGCAGGTCAGCGCGCTATACGATTCATTAGGTGGCCAAGGCGACCGGACAGTCAAGGAGGTAGAGGTCCCGACTGTTTACGGTGGCGAATATGGTCCAGACCTCGAGTTCGTTGCCCGCCACAGCGGTCTGTCGCCGAATGAGGTGATTCGTCTCCATTCGGAGCCGGTTTATCATGTCTACATGGTCGGTTTTATGGTCGGCTTTCCCTACCTTGGTGATCTTGTGGAACGGCTTGCCGTTCCACGGCTTTCGACGCCCCGCCTGAAGGTGCCGGCCGGCTCCGTAGGGATCGGTGGGAGGCAGACCGGCATTTATCCTGTTGAGAGTCCGGGGGGCTGGCGGATCATAGGGCGCACATCCCTTCGCCTCTTCGATCCTTCTTCTGAGACGCCGACCGCGATCCTTCCGGGCGACACGGTTCGATTTGTGCCAATCGCGCCGCGCGACCAGACGGGAGCGCAGTGTGGACGCCTTTGA